Within the Malus sylvestris chromosome 4, drMalSylv7.2, whole genome shotgun sequence genome, the region CAAGCTTCGTAATAATGTAGAGACTTTTGGTctctttatattttcctttggaTGCAACCTTAGATATTGTTTATTTGTTAATGTGGTATGGTATTGACTGGAGGATTTAATATAGGTTGTTTTCACTGGAGGCCGTACACAACCTGGAACAACAAAATCTGATGAGGGTGAGCGCCACCCTTACTCTGTACTAGAGTCTGAGCCTACACGCGAACTCATCTTGCCATCGGTTATCTACATTCAAAAAATTTTGAGGCGGAGGCCATTTCTTATTAAGAATCTCGAAAATGTTATGCGACGATTCCTTCAGTCATTGGAGCTTTTTGAGGAAAATGAAAGGAAGAAGCTGGCTATTTTCACAGCACTTGCATTCTCTCAGAAGCTGTCAGGACTTCCACCGGAAACGGTGTTCCAGCCAATGCTCAAGGATAATCTTGTTGGCAAAGGGCTAGTCCTATCATTCATTACTGACTTCTTCAAGGAGTATTTGATTGATAATAGCCTTGATGATTTGATCTCCATTCTGAAGCGGGGTAAAGTGGAGGACAATCTTTTGGAATTCTTCCCATCCACAAAGAGAACTGATGAGAGTTTCTCTGAGCATTTCACGTAAGTTTGATTTGTTATTGAATTTTATTATGGACTATCTTGTGAGATAAGACTTATCTTTGGTTTTTAAGATATGCCAATGCTTTTGATGTCCTGCAGTTTCTTTGTACTCTTTGCATGATTGAGATTCTGAAGTAGCTGCAATCCTTGACTTGTTCAGCCAACTGCAATGTTTTAGTTgccatattttgttttattgttgATTCATCAATCTGTATGATCTCTGAAAAATATTTTAGAGTTTTTGGTTCTCTTGTAAAAGGCTATGAATCATATAAATTTAGTTGATTTTCGTGGTCTTTATCATCAGTCAATTGTAATATGAATTTTGATTACGCTGTGAAGTATTTTTACCTAGTAGTCCCTTTGGTTTGTCACCCCATGAGAATACATCGTACCGTAAATGATAATGTGATTTTTAATTGTCAATTGCTCATTGATGGCTTTCATGTGAAGTATGTGTTAACTTGAACATTCATTTTGTTTTATTCACACCTTGTACCAAAATAAAGGTTGTTTTATTGACACACTTTGGTGCTTATTTGTATCAATTTTCAGTAAGGAAGGGCTAGTCGCCTTAGTTGAATACAACGAGAAGAAAATTTTCGAtgtgaagctcaaggaaatgaAATCTGCTTTAACAACCCAGATAACAGAGGAAACAGATATGTCTGAAGTCATTGAGACTGTGAAGCAGCGTGTTAAAGACGCCAAATTGCCTGATGTTGAAGTTGTGCGGATTTTGTGGGATGTTATTATGGATGCTGTGCAGTGGTCCGGCAAGAACCAGCAGCAGAACGCCAATGCAGCTCTTCGCCAGGTATACATTAGTCTTGTAATCACCATGATACCTATATAATTTGTGTGCTATAGTATGTACAAGTTCAGGTTTGGAACTCATAAAAGGAGCAAGGTAGGAGTTTAAGGGGCTAACCAAGATGAGATCAGttggtaaaactttaaaaagaaataaaaaaacagaGCTATCTGTTGTTCATGTAGGATAGTGAATGACTGTTCTACCTAGAGGAGTATGTTTATAAGCATTCCAATCTGGTGTATTTAAGATCCAAGGCTGTGCTTTTTTTACCCACCATGATCAAGATTGATTACTTTGAGATATTAGATCACTGTAAACTTCAAAAACGCAAAGAATGGTTGTATTAGTTGCCAACTCCGTAGTACTTGGTGCATATATGAATACAGACGAGCAAATAAATGGCTGTGTTTAACTTATATCCAATACATATGCAGGTGAAAACATGGGCGAAACTGTTGAACACCTTCTGCACGAATGGGAAGCTTGAGCTGGAACTGATATACAAGGTTCAGATGCAGTGCTATGAGGATGCTAAGCTGATGAAGCTGTTCCCTGAAATTGTGAGATCCCTCTATGAACAGGATGTGCTTGCAGAAGACACCATTCTCCATTGGTTCCGCAAAGGAACAAACCCCAAGGGCAGGTGTGTTTTGGTTTCAACATTAAACTATCGGATTACGATATTTAATGCGTTTGCTTGTGGTTTACAATGGGTTTATTGTGTCATTTGTAACTGTAAGTTTACGGAAAATGAATGTTTGCAGGCAAACTTTTGTGAAGGCCCTGGAGCCATTCGTGAACTGGCTGGAGGAGGCAGAAGAGGAGGAATAGACGCAGATGAAGCTGTTGCATCTGTTCAACCGAGGGACCTGTACCCTGCCTCAAGCATCCACTGCCACTGTCAATGACTCAAATCTATGTGTACTCGGAGAGAATCAAACTCATAAATAATCTATAAACCTACTTAAGCTTGGTGTGCCTGTTGAATGtttgatgatggtgatgatgatgatgacgacgaTGACTACTACGTCGTTACGAGGATATTACATTATAAATAATTTGatgcattttcttttatttctttggcACGATGCTATAATGGATATGATTCGACTCTGTTCATcacattttgaaaattaaatgtggtttgatttttaggaaaactaatgaaaagggtttgaaaattttgagttttaatgacaaggacaaaataaagggtaaagtgaatagtatcaggattgactttttagtgtaaaaatgtgatttttcgttaaagtgaacaataccggatacttttcgttaaagttcctttgaTTTTTTGGATTCTTCTATAAAATTGAGAGTCAATTTTTACTTAAAATATGTGCAACTTCATTACTTAACGTCTAATTAAACAATAATATTAGTGGAGAGGTCAGATTGaaaaaaacacgtgatgtaaaATGTAAAGGCTGTAGCCTCGTGACTTATCCAATTGAATTAGTTTATTTTTATCGCGGTAAAATTAAGCTTCATATCGTTCGTTACTAGTTACTGCTGCTTCAGAGTATGAGAGGAGGAAGACTCAACGGTTGAGTATCGTCTATGATCCTCTATCTATGCATCCAATGGCGGCGTTATCTTTCCCACCAATGAGAGTCTGCTGCGGCGGAGGCGCCGCCACACATAATAGCACTAGTAACAACAACAATTTACTCGGCAACCACGCGCTCGATGCCGCCCACATCCGGCGCGCTGCGGAGCTGGCCGACAGATCCGCCGGATTCACCTCTCCCCACCCAAACTTCGGGTGCGTCATCGCCTCCAAAACCGGAAAAGTCGCCGGCGAGGGCTTCCTCTACGCCCAGGGCACCAAGCCCGCCGAGGTCCTTGCCGTCGATGCAGCTGGCGACTTCTCACGCCGCGCCACCGCTTATCTCAATATGGAGCCCGGTGATTGCCACGGTGACCACTCCGCCGTCTCCGCTCTCGTTCAGGTTTTGcctttttttctcttccttttcaaTTCCCAACTCCGAGCCGTCGTATAAGGAAGGGAAACAATGATTGAATATTTGATTTGTTTGGATTAGGAAGAGAAACAATGATTGAATATTTGATTTGTTTGGATTAGGCAGGGATTGAAAGGGTGGTGATTGGGTTGAGGCATCCATTGCAGCATTTAAGAGGGAATGCCATTCGGGCTCTGAGAAGTCAAGGCTTGCAAGTTGATGTTCTTGGTGAGGACCTCAACAGTAAACTCTTTGAGGTATTTGATCAATTCAATATGCTCATTTCATACCTTAGCGAAACGCTTCTTTTCAATTCCTTGGCGAGTAACATAGGCATTAGGTAGGGATCTTGTGCTCCCAGTTGAAATAACTACGTGTGGTTTACCAAAACAAGACGAAAGCTTTTCTGCGAAATGAGTATCGTTTAACCAAAACAAGACGAAGGCTTTTCTGTGAAATGAGTAGCATTTTAGTTTAACTTGTCATATAATTGATCCAACACCAACAGGAAGCGCGTAAATCATGCCTGCTTGTCAATGCTCCGTTAATCTGTAGAGCTGCTTCTCGAATCCCCTTCTCTGTTCTCAAGTATGCCATGACTCTTGATGGTAAGCTTTCTTTTAGGAATAGTGTAACTTATTCCAATATGAAATTCTGTAAAGAGGCCTAAAAAGTTTACAAATAAAGTCTTCTGATAGACTAGTCATTAGTCTTTGTTGGGTGCTGACAGGAAAAATCGCTGCTAGCAGTGGACATGCAGCATGGATCAGCAGCAGAACATCTAGAAATCGAGTTTTTGAACTGCGGGGTAGAAGTGATGCAGTCATTGTAGGAGGAAATACAGTGCGCAGGGACAGTAAGTATTAtcattttctcaattttttgatTGTTCGTGTTAATACTAGTTGCAGATCCTGAAGTTCTGACTTCTTATGTTCTATCTTTTGACTTTTGAACCAGATCCAAGACTAACTGCAAGACATGGTGGTGGGCATATGCCTATGCGGATTGTAATGTCACAGACTCTTGATCTCCCTGAGGAAGCACACCTTTGGGATACCTCTGATGTATCTACTATAGTTGCAACACAAAGGGGTGCAAGAAGGCATTTCCAGAAAGTTCTTGCATCgaaaggaattgaagtggtgGAGTTTGATATCTTAAACCCCAGAGAAGTAATGGAATACTTCCATAATCGTGGATATCTTTCACTTTTGTGGGAGTGTGGAGGGACATTAGCTGCAGCAGCTATTTCATCTGGAGTAATACATAAGGTTTGTTTCTCCAGCTCCTATTTCTTTCTATGAACTGTTGATGTTCTTCTTTTGTCTGGTTAAAACTGATGACTTAGAGATGTTGTCATAGTTGTTGTTTCCTCTAGGCTGGAGTGGCACGTAAGCTTATCCACAGTTTATTTTTGGAGATCCCGgatctttcttttgttgaaactggATTTGTTAACAGGGATTTTGCTTCTGCCACATTCAATGTGTTGCAGGTGTTCGCATTTGTTGCTCCTAAAATTATTGGTGGAAAGAATGCGCCATCCCCTGTGGGTGAACTCGGGATGGTTGAAATGACACAAGCCTTCGATCTAATTGATGTCTGCTATGAGCAGGTTGGTGGGGATTTTGGGTATTTCTTCTTGAGATAAATTCTTTCTAATTAATCTTGTATGCTAACAATGTATTCTTttgtgcttatatatatattctgcCTCTTGATTGGATATTTTGTACTTCTGAACTTGAACAACAGGTTGGACCTGATATGCTTGTTAGTGGATTTCTTCAACCCATACCAGATGTGACCCCTGTTATTCCATCAGTTGATGAAACATTTGAAATTGATCCAACTGTGACTCCTTATGAATCAAGGATCATATCCTTCTATAAAACATGGGACCCTTACGGCGCTTTCTCAAATTTTTCACCTCACCAAATTAAGATGCCTGATGACAATGGTGATTATGCAACTTGGTTGAGTGTCGAGCATTACTATCAGGTATTTCCTTTTCTGTATGAATCTGGCTTCCATCTTACAAAAGTAGTCATTCTTACAGAACAATGCTAGCATGTAGGCTCAGAAGTTTGTTGGGGTGGATGATCCTGTGGCACAAGATTGTGTTGAAAATATTAAGTCTGCCAAAAGTCCGGAAGAGGCAGCACGGATAGGAAGGTCAATGCAGAGGAAGCACCCTGATTTGGTATTGTACTTTGTCATTTGATTGGATTTTCAGTTGATCAACTGTGTTGACACATGATGTAGTCATTATATGCCATGCTATGGTCCTTTATGGAAGATGTTGAAATGATAGTTTGTCCCAATGGTAGTAAGTGACATCATATCATAGTAACACTTTTGGAAGATGACACAGAAAATTTCCATGTCCAGAACAGGAGGATCCTTTGTAGAGTCTAAGGTTTCTTGAAGAGAGTGAACGCATGTATTTTTGACTCACCTAGTATAATGCATCAATAAGACTAATTAGCAGAAGGAAATAGAAATTGTTTGGAACCAGGATTGTTAAACGTTACTGACATGTTCACAAttacttttggtttatgttGAAGTTGGTTCAAAATTGTCCTGTGTGCTATGCAGGTAAGGTTGGACTGGGAAGGTGTCAAGATTGAAGTGATGTATAGAGCACTGAAATGCAAGTTCTCGATATACCCACATTTGAATGCTATGTTGCTCTCAACTGCTGGATCTGTTCTTGTTGAAGCTTCACCACATGATCTTTTCTGGGGAGGAGGTCGGGATGGAGAAGGCCTAAATTATCTGGGCAGGCTTTTAATGCAGTTGAGATCAGAGTTTCTTGGTGAGTCTCCTACGTCCGGTTAGAGTTTGTGAGTAGGTGTATAATTTATAACAAATGTGATACCAATCAATGATTTTGTTTGGATTGATTCTCTCCTGTAACATTACGGTTCCTTTACAATAAAATTACAATTCACATATGACACAGATATTGTGTGCACGTGTTACTAATCCATTTGGATCTTCCTTTCATTTTTCAGAAAGGTAAAAATAATGAAAGAGGATACATTTGGTTAAATGAGCACAACATTAATCGATTTACTCGGTGAAAAACAGAAAATCTACCAAATACACATGTTGGAAGGCCACAGCAGGATTCAACATAGGTAGTCAATGTTTTCCCCCCTAGCGGCTCCTCTCGGTTTTTCTTGCCCTTGGAtttgatgaattaaagaagatcaagggACTTAAACATGGGGAGCAGTGCATCAGGAAAAAACGAGAGCGAAAATCATTACACTGTACGAAAACAAAGTTACATGTACAAGAAAAGGAGGGGAAACTGCATATACGATCAACATAACAAGCAGCAAGAACAATAACCAGCTAAATAGTTGCAAATAGAACACCCTCTAGCAGTAGTGGTTGTGGTTCCTCCACGTATATTAATTAGGTCCATAGCAGAAATTAGGTCCATAGCAGAAATCAGtgcattgtcctcaatgttttggACTCTATGCTACCTAACTTGATGCATTATTGCTGTGAAatgaattgttttttgtctATTACTCgtattaaaagtaaaatttctcGATCAAGCTAGGCACTGCCGTTGTACCTCTTTTTCTCAATCAAAAAGGTAAGAGCTTCTCTAATGTCGCTAATGCTCGACATCCAAATTTTTTTCCTCGCTGTAATATTTACTTGTCTGGTCGCCCTTGTTACCCCCCTTGTTATATATTGGAAGAGGCATGCTACTAGTACTACAACTGTTAGGCTGCCCCCGGGGCCATGGAAGCTGCCTCTCATCGGAAACTTGCATCAAATGGCCGCCAGCTCTTTACCCCATCGCTGCATGACAGACTTGGCCAACAAGTATGGCCCTATCATGCACCTCAAACTGGGACAACTCTCAGCCGCAGTCATTTCATCGCCGGAATTTGTTCAAGAGATGCTGAAGACGCATGATGTTGCTTTCTCACAACGCCCAACGTTTCTTGCTGCTGAAATTTTGTCCTATAATTCAGGGATCATCTTTTCTCCTTATAACGATTTTTGGAGACAAATGCGAAAGATTTGCATGCTGGAGCTCCTTAGTGCAAAACGCGTGGAGTCATTTGCATCAATAAGACAAGAAGAGGCATCAAATCTTGTTGAATCAATTTCCTTATCAGATGGTCATCCGTTCAATCTCAGTGAAATGATCTTCTCCATGCAAAGCGTCATTATTGCCCGTGCGGCCTTTGGAAAGAAGTGCAAGTATCAACAAGAGTTTTTATCACAGCTCCAGGATGCAGTTAGGCTTGCAGCAGAATTTGATGTGCCGGatttgttcccttcactcaaaTTCCTCCGTTATGTCATAAATTTGAAGCCTGCGGTTGAGAAAGTACACCAGAAAATGGACAAGATCCTTGATGAAATTATCAGCGATCATAGAGTGAAAAGAAATGAGGAATCAGCTGCCGGAGACGACCATCAGGAAGATATAGTTGATGTGCTACTGCGGCTCCAGGAGTCTGGTGAGCTCCAATCTGATCTCACAACCACCCAAATCAAAGCTGTCACCCTGGTAATTAATGAGCGCCATTTCATATATACATCTCTTACTTTTATTACTTGTTTTCTTTCGTTCTTTCTTGATTAAAATTGATCTATTGAttatgttattttaaaagcgCATTAAGTGAACAAATAAGTACTTTTCTTATATAGGACATGTTTTCTGCTGGAAGTGAGACTTCAGCAACTACTACAGAATGGGCAATGGCTGAACTTCTGAGAAGTCCAAGAGCAATGAAAAAAGCACAGGCCGAGGTACGCCAACTTATCGGAGGAAAGGGGAAGATTGAAGAGTCAGACATTAAGAAACTCGACTACTTAAATTTGGTCATAAGGGAAACTCTACGATTACACCCTCCTCCCTTCATCCCAAGACAAGCAAGCGAAAAATGCACTATTGGCGGGTATGATATACCAACTGAAGCAACAGTCTTCATCAATGCTTGGGGAATTGGGAGAGACCCCAAGTATTGGGAGAATGCTGATTGTTTTCTGCCGGAGAGATTCCAAGGCTCTTCTGTTGATTTTCGAGGGACCAACTTTGAATTGGTTCCATTTGGGGGTGGCAGGAGAATGTGTCCAGGCATATCATTTGCAACCGCAAGTATTGAACTTGCACTTTCTCATCTGCTCTACCACTTTGACTGGAAACTCCCCAATGCAAATGGCAGTAGCACTGAGATAAGGTTATTAGAAGAGCTTGATATGACTGAATGTAAGGGATTGAATGTTAGGAAGAAGAATAACTTGTATCTTATCGCCATTCCATTCATTTCGTCCTCAGAAATGAATTGAAATGCATGCGTTGTTGGAAATAGCTAGCAAACACAAACCATAATTAAGTCTTAACAAGTGTTTGCGTTTTCATGTCGCATGGTGTTGTCCAGAAGAACAGTTAATGAAATTGGCTTCAATGATATTCATGGTCATGGCCTTAGaggcaaggttctaaaagtcgctaggcgctagtcgggcggcgggctggggcctagcgcctaggcggcgggctggggcctagcgcctaggcggctaggcggggcctaggcgggcgcctaggcggactaggcggatttaagtaaatctatcatatttcatgtaaataagtgtctgcttctgcttgaaatatatataatttcatcataaactacaaaatagaatgcatatatatcatgaagtattggaacataatgaaaacatgtgaaataaggatataatgtttgttcattcaagtatgcaacaagtctcttacaatttattggaaaaaaacaaaatgcaaaatgaaagttatgtattttttgtctaagtgagttgcaacctaggcgggtctaggcgggtgcctaggcgggctaggggggtgcctaggtggtctaggcggtgggttggggcctagcgcctaggcggggatttttagaacagtgcttAGAGGAATAGCTTGGTTTAAAGAAGCCTTCAGAAGATAGTTTGATTCAGAAAGCGTGATGAAGGGAGCTGTACTGAGGCTAGGGAGAGTGGCTGCAGTGCATCAATGGTAGAAGCATGAGCGGCCGCGAGGAAGAGAGAAGGGATCGAAAATTGCTACGATTCCGGTGAGACCTAGACCTAGGCTGATACaatgtaaaaaattatattcTTCATTTATATTCACATATGCATATCAGTTACTTATTGTACAAGAAACTAAACTTTATCAGATACTTCCCGCTACCCTCAGTAGGAGGAAGGGGAGAATAAACTAGGAGAGGAGGACACTGCTACTAGCAGCAAACAGGTCAGGCCGAGCAATTCCCAGCCCATATCTTCCTCAGCTGAGCAGCCTACCCCCTGGCGGCCTAGTAACCGACAAATTTTAGATAACTATtcaaaatttcttttcttttgcacgagggggtgttttgatttaaacTAACTATTCTAAACTGTACAAAATGGAAATTCGAACTTGACTACATAAGAATGAGCACATCCGTTATCCGTTATCCGTTATGCCCATATTGCGATAACCGATCAATTTAACAACTAATTATTtgtttaaaaacaattaaaggaaaaaaaaaacacaaataattcacctcttttattttccttttcttctttttagaCTGACCATATTCACCTACTTTCGGTTGCACCAAAAGAGTTAGAACTAGTTTTCTCACGCCACCATATTCTGCTACGTAATACTTTCAATTTTGGCCGCTCCTTTTCCACCCCCACCTTCATACCCCACAAAGAATAATTGGAAGCTTTACAAGCTGAGAATTAGGGAATGAGGAAATCACATGAGCAGAAACTAGCTTCTTGAaatcatatttgaatttttaaccCTCTTCTTTGTAAGGAAATTGCTATCCTAATGTAATTTCAATTTGGGTCCATTTTTTATTCAATCTAGTACCCGTTTGATCATTGGACTCCATATTATAGTCTATGTCTAAAGTTTAGATTTTGAGACAAATAATATTAATGTGGACCATAATATACCTACTTGGTACGTTTTGAATATGATCTATGTTTGGAAAATTAATTGGGGCTTAATGGATGTGTTATTTTCAATAAGTTGGGTATTTGTTTGGAATGTTTAAGAAAGTTGAGAACAATTTGAATTGATACTAAAAGGTTGTGGGGTTTTAGATAGTTAATCCTAAAATTAGCTAcaatttgttagattaaattattataatataacCTTATTGATTAGATTACTATTAAATTAGCTATGATTTGTCTGGTTAGTAGATCAATATCAGTTATAATAATCTACGTATACAAGATTAACAAATGTTGCACATTCTTCGTCTGCTCCAGTTTTTTAAACTACATTTTCTGTTTATACTACTTAATCATATATGATTGCTTCTCTTTTGTAACGAAATTAACATATAaatcaaaatcggaggtcttggaacaacgtaaatccgaccatgaatctgcaagaaatgtaaataacacaagatgtatcgtggttcaccccaaggtttgggttacgtccacactgattatgtatttctgagggagagagagctctgtaatgtgagagctttgagagggggtgagagggcctaggaattggcctttcctaattgtgagggtgaggagtccttttatagaataagggctcttcacttattacatatttgcccattcttttattacataattacatttaagtcccccgagtatttgtatgagatctaaatacagaggccctaaatatggtataaacaacttACGTAGTTAGCCGATGAATGTTGTAGAATTATTATATTGATGCACGGAAACAGTGATTATTAATTTAATCATATGAATTTTTTGTAACGTTTTTTTATGCCTCTTGACTAGGTAATGCAGCCTTTACAAATGACACACCCTGACACCATGACACAGAAGCCGAAGTGTGCTAGCCATCATCCGGATGGTTGATGAAGCCACGATTCACATGAAGTCATAACTAAACTTATCAACTATTAAATTTTACCGAAAATTCAACATAACTTCCTCTTCTAAGAACATTTTGATCATTTTACATAAACAAAGCACAAAGGTACTTCACATAAAATATTTGGGACATGTCGTAACAAAAAATAATGCTAAAAGGTTTCGTTGAAATATTTGTTTTGTATGGAGAGGTCTCGTTGAAATATTTGCTTTGAGTCCATACATATTGCGTGGaatataatattttgtattcaCACCTTGAAGGCTTGAATAAGAAGATTCTAAATTAATAAACTTGTAATCCATTAAAACTCCAACTCAGCAATAGCTCACTTATGCTTTACACTGTCCTCCTGTTTTAATTTGGGTTGAACAACTCCATATTAGCGGATTCGGATCCGGATCTAAATCGTGAGATCTTAGAAATCCTCACATCTTAACTGTTTATCATACATTGTACAaccagaaattattttaaatcttttatataaagttaaacataaataatacttAACGAGAACTGATCGCACAATATACAATGAACGGGTAGGATATAAAGATTCTTAaaatccccacaaagaggaACTAGAGATAACCCACGTCATATTTGGCATTCATCTCTACGCAGTCCGTTGTTTTCTCTTGATTGTTTTATCTTGCTAGCTACAAATTGTGGACGTGGCAGCTAGCAAGCCTAGCATCtaatatttatataatataacAAATATTCGATTTTCtatgagggagggagggagataTCTAAAAGCATATATATACGTAGATGATCGAACCCATGTTCATGTTGGAAACTTGGAAGGAATACATTATACTTACAAGGACGGAGCTATAAATGTTTTTGACTGGGGGCGTTCTAAAACAACCAAGTAAAATAATGGGTGTTAAGTTGTTGAGGGTCAGATACAATGAAAAATCTCTAAgtttaaaagttaaattttaaattgtaatgCCAGAAACGAATGGATGAagtaaattcatataaaatactTAGCAGAgtaaaatttttatattaagtTATGATACTTCATCGgttgaattcaatctatttatgAAACCCCCAGTTCAATTGAGTTTGATTTAGGTTAGAAAGCGTGGAATATTCGGAACCAAAATCAAAAATTtaattgttgttttaattgTCATGACACTTTTTTTCATTGCCCAAAATTCTGAGTGGGGGCGGATGCCCCCTCTGGACCTTAGGTAAGTCTGTCCTtgtatacttatatatatatatatgtatatatgtatatgtatatgttagGTCAAGAAATAAGAGATTAGGAAtttaatttgaaaacaaagagaCCGCTCGATCGACAGAATCTACGAATTTGGTCGGGCACTTGTAAAAGTTTGTatgcatatatatttgataaGTAAAATGACACATGGTACTgtgccatgcatgcatgataCAAAAATAGAATTATTCGCAGCTAGCTAGCTGATTGCTGAGAAGTGACAGTCACACGTAGAAATGACGAGGATCCTCGCATTTTTATAGGGACAAAAAAATGtgtttcaactttcaactttcacagCTGTTCGTTTTATACAGAACGTGCATGCTCTTTTATATTTCTGTTTTCTGTGTTCTATTATATATATCTGATATATGCCTCCACACAGTGAAACTCTCAAACCTAATCCATTTTTGTATCCTCTCTCAAAATTCTTTTGTATATATCTACTTAATACTActgtgttatatatatatatatgtgtgtgtgtgtgtgtatgtatacgTATATATAGTTGGGATCAATACTGTTTGTATATATCATGATTTGGACATCACTTATCTTCCATGAATATACatgcgtgtgtgtgtatgtgtgtaagATGGGAGGGCAAACCATATTATTGTCCTACAGATCAGAGTTTCTTAATTGACCCTTATTTATGATCTGTACGCACAAAGCCCTCAAGATTGTAGGTAAAACGTAATAACCCACATTACATTAAGAGAGATTTTGAACCAAAACTCGTGGATTACGCCCGAAAATTCCTTCCAGTGAGTTGAGTTGAATCAGTCAACTACACAAATCCGCTTTTCTTATATAAATAAGATGTCTGAATCCTGATGTTGAATGTATGTCTGTCTGAATATCCTATTTATGAGA harbors:
- the LOC126618491 gene encoding desmethyl-deoxy-podophyllotoxin synthase-like, which codes for MSLMLDIQIFFLAVIFTCLVALVTPLVIYWKRHATSTTTVRLPPGPWKLPLIGNLHQMAASSLPHRCMTDLANKYGPIMHLKLGQLSAAVISSPEFVQEMLKTHDVAFSQRPTFLAAEILSYNSGIIFSPYNDFWRQMRKICMLELLSAKRVESFASIRQEEASNLVESISLSDGHPFNLSEMIFSMQSVIIARAAFGKKCKYQQEFLSQLQDAVRLAAEFDVPDLFPSLKFLRYVINLKPAVEKVHQKMDKILDEIISDHRVKRNEESAAGDDHQEDIVDVLLRLQESGELQSDLTTTQIKAVTLDMFSAGSETSATTTEWAMAELLRSPRAMKKAQAEVRQLIGGKGKIEESDIKKLDYLNLVIRETLRLHPPPFIPRQASEKCTIGGYDIPTEATVFINAWGIGRDPKYWENADCFLPERFQGSSVDFRGTNFELVPFGGGRRMCPGISFATASIELALSHLLYHFDWKLPNANGSSTEIRLLEELDMTECKGLNVRKKNNLYLIAIPFISSSEMN